One genomic segment of Erysipelotrichaceae bacterium 66202529 includes these proteins:
- a CDS encoding stage II sporulation protein P: MKSTCKLLVKVFVLIAFLYLTPFTSGLKNCFNSADDLLNNFVYKQKTINSSLSLKDSLNVLSYNSNLTIPKEEITVETTQDNPTVVPKTTEEQNTPQDKGEEKDNGKENANTQKEDASKDKKAESTGKRVYIYDTHQDESYKGGKTVLDAAAILAQKLEDRGIKVVLETNDFIRYRDTHGLTYNESYVVSYKYLNEALVNYGGFDMCLDLHRDSIPREASYINIDGKNYAKGMFVVGGLGKNAKTATRLSTTLTDTINAKKNGIMKGVMTREAYYNQEVAKNIILMELGGDVNTFEEVSNSLDVIADGIYDVLTKE; this comes from the coding sequence ATGAAATCTACATGCAAGCTTCTCGTTAAGGTCTTCGTACTGATTGCTTTTCTCTATCTGACACCCTTTACCAGCGGATTAAAAAACTGCTTTAACAGTGCGGATGATCTTTTGAATAATTTTGTATACAAGCAGAAAACAATCAACAGCTCCCTCTCCCTGAAGGATTCGCTGAACGTGCTTTCGTATAACTCCAATCTGACCATTCCCAAGGAAGAAATAACAGTAGAAACCACACAGGATAATCCCACCGTTGTTCCCAAAACCACAGAGGAACAAAATACCCCGCAGGATAAGGGGGAGGAAAAGGATAATGGTAAAGAGAATGCCAATACGCAAAAGGAGGATGCGTCCAAGGATAAAAAGGCAGAGAGTACCGGAAAGCGCGTATATATTTATGACACGCATCAGGATGAAAGCTACAAGGGTGGAAAGACCGTTCTGGATGCGGCCGCTATACTTGCGCAGAAGCTGGAGGATCGTGGAATCAAGGTCGTTTTGGAAACCAATGACTTTATACGCTACCGTGATACGCACGGGCTTACCTATAATGAATCCTATGTAGTTTCCTATAAATATCTTAATGAGGCGCTTGTGAATTACGGCGGCTTTGATATGTGTCTGGATCTGCATCGTGACAGTATTCCAAGGGAAGCCAGCTATATCAATATCGATGGAAAGAATTACGCCAAGGGGATGTTTGTCGTCGGCGGACTGGGAAAGAATGCCAAGACGGCAACCAGGCTGTCCACGACATTAACTGACACAATCAATGCGAAAAAGAATGGTATCATGAAGGGGGTCATGACTAGGGAGGCATATTATAATCAGGAGGTTGCCAAGAACATAATACTGATGGAGCTTGGCGGTGATGTGAATACCTTTGAGGAGGTATCGAATTCCCTGGATGTTATCGCAGACGGCATTTATGACGTATTGACAAAGGAGTGA
- a CDS encoding GPR endopeptidase gives MAEVYQIRSDFADEIISADIQSKTYEHIEKKNDFIRSNYIKVLCDENELGKSKGDYVSIECHDLGDHIVRENMIDAIQENLQHMSDNMHIQLQKILVVGLGNRFITSDALGPQAANEILVTAHLYANENPKYLKGTRNVAVLQPGVMGQTGLESLSIVQSVAQSYQPDLVIAIDALATRNIARINRVVQINNTGIQPGSGVGNHRMSLCEKSLHIPVIAIGVATVTSIGAILQETLEVSGEEKQAILQKIHDSDYLNLVVTPKSMDDELKHLVYIVSESLNRFLHPDYQQL, from the coding sequence ATGGCAGAAGTATATCAGATACGCAGTGATTTTGCGGATGAAATCATATCCGCAGATATCCAGTCAAAAACCTATGAGCATATTGAAAAAAAGAATGATTTTATACGCAGCAATTATATCAAGGTTCTATGTGATGAAAATGAGCTAGGAAAAAGCAAGGGCGACTATGTTTCCATAGAATGCCATGATTTGGGGGATCATATCGTACGGGAAAATATGATCGACGCAATACAGGAAAACCTGCAGCATATGAGTGACAATATGCATATACAGCTGCAGAAAATTCTTGTTGTCGGACTGGGAAACCGCTTTATTACATCGGATGCCCTCGGCCCGCAGGCGGCGAATGAAATACTGGTAACCGCGCATCTGTATGCAAATGAAAATCCCAAATACTTAAAAGGAACACGGAATGTTGCAGTGCTGCAGCCGGGTGTTATGGGACAGACCGGATTGGAATCACTATCCATCGTGCAAAGTGTTGCGCAAAGCTATCAGCCCGATCTGGTAATTGCCATTGATGCCCTGGCTACCCGCAATATTGCCCGGATCAACCGCGTTGTCCAAATCAACAATACAGGGATTCAGCCGGGCAGCGGTGTCGGAAACCACCGTATGTCACTCTGTGAAAAAAGTCTGCACATTCCGGTGATTGCAATCGGTGTCGCAACCGTAACAAGCATCGGTGCCATTCTGCAGGAAACCCTGGAGGTCAGCGGTGAGGAAAAGCAGGCCATTCTACAGAAAATCCATGACAGTGATTATCTGAATCTGGTCGTCACACCGAAATCCATGGATGATGAGCTGAAGCATCTGGTTTATATCGTTTCCGAAAGCCTGAATCGCTTCCTGCATCCCGATTATCAACAGCTCTAA
- the rpsT gene encoding 30S ribosomal protein S20 encodes MPQIQSQKKRVKTNNKRNLAVSAQKSALRTSIKKVLAAVDAKDAAAAAAAYNEASSKLDKAVAKGIHHKNYATRQKSRLAKAINAIAA; translated from the coding sequence ATGCCACAGATCCAATCACAGAAAAAACGTGTAAAAACCAACAACAAAAGAAACCTGGCTGTAAGTGCTCAGAAATCTGCATTGAGAACTTCTATCAAAAAAGTTCTGGCTGCTGTTGATGCGAAAGACGCTGCTGCCGCTGCTGCTGCTTACAACGAAGCAAGTTCTAAATTAGATAAAGCTGTTGCGAAGGGTATTCACCACAAAAACTACGCAACAAGACAGAAATCACGTTTGGCTAAAGCAATCAACGCTATTGCTGCATAA